From a region of the Neisseria subflava genome:
- a CDS encoding YrhB domain-containing protein, with translation MVITYQEAKKIAVSFLSQIEQEMGISLLIVESHVRENDDGWVFPYQSKEYLETMDINKSIIGNWPIFVSKNGGVPSIR, from the coding sequence ATGGTCATTACTTATCAAGAAGCAAAGAAAATCGCAGTATCTTTTTTAAGTCAAATAGAGCAAGAAATGGGAATTTCATTGTTAATAGTTGAATCTCATGTACGAGAAAATGATGATGGGTGGGTTTTCCCATATCAGTCAAAAGAATATTTAGAAACAATGGATATAAACAAATCTATTATTGGAAATTGGCCTATATTTGTTTCTAAAAATGGAGGAGTTCCTTCTATTCGTTGA
- a CDS encoding SMI1/KNR4 family protein: MRKLSILSDEGLVPIRTIQQFAEDVGVVFPVSYVSLLSKHDHLYPKENIFNFINQYGENDERDISFLGYKQNLGYEDIYSYSCIDDEYGYAKKVIAFGISANGDYICFDYRKCNENPCIILMYHDDFYEDVNGDTKMVTNHIADSFDAFLDMLYELSD, encoded by the coding sequence ATGAGAAAACTATCAATATTATCAGATGAGGGATTGGTTCCAATAAGAACAATTCAACAATTTGCTGAAGATGTAGGGGTCGTTTTTCCTGTTTCATATGTATCACTTCTTAGCAAACATGATCATTTATACCCTAAAGAAAATATTTTCAATTTTATCAATCAATACGGTGAAAATGATGAAAGGGACATTTCATTTTTAGGGTATAAGCAAAATTTAGGCTATGAAGATATTTATAGCTATTCATGTATTGATGATGAATATGGGTATGCAAAAAAAGTGATTGCTTTTGGGATTTCAGCTAATGGCGATTATATCTGTTTTGATTACAGAAAATGCAATGAAAATCCATGTATCATTCTGATGTATCATGATGATTTTTATGAAGATGTGAATGGAGATACGAAAATGGTAACTAACCATATTGCAGATAGTTTTGATGCCTTTTTAGATATGCTATATGAACTTTCAGATTAA
- a CDS encoding HNH endonuclease translates to MQLIPNSIHKAVRHTGQKSLNKGR, encoded by the coding sequence ATGCAGTTAATTCCTAATAGTATTCATAAAGCTGTTAGGCATACTGGTCAAAAATCGTTAAATAAAGGTCGGTAA
- a CDS encoding ArnT family glycosyltransferase, with translation MLTYTPPDPHRPQKTHEKPWLLLLMAFAWLWPGVFSHDLWNPAEPSLFTASESMKNGGSLLVAQIFGQPDFTISPAFLWAATAFQTLFSPWAADTYDASRFAGVVFTAIGLTACGFAGFNFLGRHHGRSVVLILIGSIGLLPIAHFLNPMSAAFAAFGLILCGFSLARRRVIIAILLLCGGWVLLSLSSGYLLTAAMIFLALALSFHSTWQSKRYLLTLIGAIVVSLPLLILYPLVLSKTNPEWFDIWFNHYSLGVFGGLHQIQTAFNLPYYLKNLLWFVLPAWPLAAWTLSRTRIHDKNWGILSLSWLVIMTALLAINPQRLQDNLVWLLPPLALLGAAQLDGLRRGAAAFINWFGIMAFGLIAVFLWLGFFAMNYGWPAKLAERATYFSPYYVPDIDPIPMAVALLFTPLWLWAITRKNIRGRQAVTNWAAGVTLAWALLMTLFLPWLNAAKSHAPVVHQMEAALSSELKQKLSDGLECISIDGQDQRTRIAWTQYSHIKTTTNNPSCRYRLIRQAANVDAPSGWQTLWQGARPRNKAETFLLLEKTATQ, from the coding sequence ATGCTGACTTACACACCGCCCGATCCGCACCGCCCCCAAAAAACCCATGAAAAACCATGGCTTCTGCTGCTGATGGCCTTTGCCTGGCTGTGGCCGGGCGTGTTCTCGCATGACTTGTGGAATCCTGCCGAACCCTCCCTCTTTACCGCCTCCGAGTCCATGAAAAACGGCGGCAGCCTGTTGGTTGCACAAATCTTCGGCCAACCCGATTTCACCATCTCCCCTGCTTTTTTGTGGGCGGCAACCGCATTCCAAACCCTGTTTTCGCCTTGGGCGGCCGATACCTATGATGCCTCACGTTTTGCCGGCGTGGTATTCACCGCCATCGGACTGACCGCCTGCGGTTTTGCCGGTTTCAACTTTCTCGGCAGACACCATGGCCGCAGCGTTGTCTTAATCCTTATCGGCAGCATCGGTTTGCTGCCCATCGCCCACTTTCTCAACCCCATGTCGGCTGCTTTTGCCGCATTTGGATTGATTCTGTGCGGCTTTTCACTGGCACGCCGCCGCGTCATTATTGCCATTTTGCTGTTGTGCGGCGGCTGGGTTTTACTCTCCCTATCCTCAGGCTATCTGCTGACTGCGGCCATGATTTTTTTGGCACTTGCCCTATCGTTCCATTCCACTTGGCAGAGCAAACGCTATTTACTGACCCTGATTGGCGCCATCGTCGTTTCCCTGCCCCTGCTGATTCTGTATCCGCTGGTTTTATCAAAAACCAATCCCGAATGGTTTGATATTTGGTTCAACCATTATTCCTTAGGCGTATTCGGCGGCCTCCATCAGATTCAGACGGCCTTCAACCTGCCCTATTATCTGAAAAACCTGCTGTGGTTTGTCTTACCTGCTTGGCCGCTGGCGGCATGGACGCTCAGCCGCACGCGTATCCACGATAAAAACTGGGGTATTCTGAGCCTGTCGTGGCTGGTTATCATGACAGCCCTGCTCGCCATCAATCCTCAACGCCTGCAAGACAACCTCGTTTGGCTGCTGCCGCCGCTCGCCCTGCTCGGCGCGGCACAACTGGACGGCCTGCGTCGCGGCGCAGCGGCATTTATCAACTGGTTCGGCATTATGGCATTCGGTCTGATTGCCGTGTTCCTGTGGCTGGGCTTCTTCGCCATGAACTACGGCTGGCCTGCCAAACTGGCCGAACGCGCCACCTATTTCAGCCCGTACTACGTCCCCGACATCGACCCGATTCCGATGGCCGTCGCCCTGCTGTTTACCCCGTTATGGCTTTGGGCGATTACGCGTAAAAACATCCGCGGCCGCCAAGCCGTAACCAACTGGGCAGCCGGCGTTACCTTGGCCTGGGCCTTGCTGATGACTCTGTTTTTACCGTGGCTCAACGCCGCCAAAAGCCATGCGCCGGTAGTACACCAAATGGAAGCCGCGCTTTCTTCCGAATTGAAACAGAAACTTTCAGACGGCCTCGAATGTATCAGCATCGACGGCCAAGACCAGCGCACACGAATCGCATGGACACAATACAGCCATATTAAAACCACGACCAACAACCCGTCCTGCCGCTACCGCCTCATCCGCCAAGCCGCTAATGTCGACGCACCTTCGGGTTGGCAAACCTTGTGGCAAGGCGCAAGACCGCGTAACAAAGCCGAGACTTTCCTATTGCTGGAAAAAACTGCGACGCAATAA
- the rpmE gene encoding 50S ribosomal protein L31, which translates to MKQGIHPNYHEINVTCSCGNKFVTKSAMEKDSFNVEVCSLCHPFYTGTQKIVDTTGRVDKFNNKFGNLFKR; encoded by the coding sequence ATGAAACAAGGTATTCACCCGAACTACCACGAAATCAACGTTACCTGCTCTTGCGGCAACAAATTCGTGACCAAATCCGCAATGGAAAAAGACAGCTTCAACGTTGAGGTTTGCTCTCTGTGCCACCCTTTCTACACCGGTACTCAAAAAATCGTCGACACTACCGGTCGCGTGGACAAATTCAACAACAAATTCGGCAACCTGTTCAAACGCTAA
- a CDS encoding acyltransferase, producing MWKRILTCILRVWGGMLPPSYCKPFGRIAQKFRAALAACISPNIGKNVNIEKGGYVFPDTVIGDNSGIGVNCEICHGLTLGKNVMMGPECLFYSTNHKFNPETRRFEGYTDIHPIVIEDDVWIGRRAIIMGGVTIGKGAVIGAGSVVTKDVPPYCVAAGNPAIVRKKLLDEQELAAE from the coding sequence ATGTGGAAAAGGATATTGACGTGCATTTTGCGTGTTTGGGGAGGAATGTTGCCTCCGTCTTATTGCAAACCATTCGGCAGAATTGCGCAAAAATTCCGTGCCGCTTTGGCTGCGTGTATTTCCCCAAACATCGGCAAAAACGTCAATATTGAAAAAGGCGGATATGTTTTTCCGGATACGGTAATCGGCGACAATTCGGGTATCGGCGTCAATTGCGAAATCTGTCACGGCCTGACCCTCGGCAAGAACGTGATGATGGGGCCGGAATGCCTGTTTTATTCGACCAACCACAAATTCAACCCTGAAACCCGCCGCTTTGAAGGCTATACAGACATCCACCCGATTGTGATTGAAGACGATGTCTGGATTGGTCGGCGTGCGATTATCATGGGCGGCGTTACCATCGGTAAGGGCGCGGTAATCGGCGCAGGTTCGGTGGTTACCAAAGATGTGCCGCCTTATTGCGTGGCTGCGGGCAACCCTGCGATTGTTCGGAAAAAACTGCTGGATGAGCAAGAGCTTGCAGCCGAATAG
- a CDS encoding four-helix bundle copper-binding protein, translated as MNRRQFIGSAAAVSLTAAASFARAHDHAHHAGHAGHAHSAPRAYEAARKAAAHCVEAGQICLAHCIALLSSGDTSMKDCATGVNQMLALCGTLQNLAAQNSRLTPSLAKVCIEACKQCAAACKEHAGHHAECKACYESCLACIKECEKIAA; from the coding sequence ATGAACCGTCGTCAATTTATCGGCAGCGCCGCTGCTGTCTCTCTCACCGCCGCCGCTTCTTTTGCCCGTGCTCACGACCATGCACACCACGCCGGTCATGCTGGTCACGCGCACTCTGCACCGCGCGCCTACGAAGCTGCGCGCAAAGCAGCCGCACATTGCGTTGAAGCCGGCCAAATCTGCTTGGCGCACTGCATTGCCCTGTTGAGCTCCGGCGATACTTCCATGAAAGACTGCGCAACCGGCGTTAACCAAATGTTGGCACTGTGTGGCACATTGCAAAACCTCGCTGCCCAAAATTCACGCCTGACCCCGTCTTTGGCAAAAGTGTGCATCGAAGCCTGCAAACAATGTGCTGCCGCCTGCAAAGAACACGCCGGCCACCACGCTGAATGCAAAGCCTGCTACGAATCTTGCTTGGCTTGCATTAAAGAATGCGAAAAAATTGCTGCTTAA
- a CDS encoding amino acid ABC transporter substrate-binding protein, protein MQLNAKFKALLASAAIAVGLTACGGGSGDAQSSQSSGAATVASIKEKGVIRIGVFGDKPPFGYVDANGKNQGFDVEIAKDLAKDLLGSPDKVEFVLTEAANRVEYVRSGKVDLILANFTKTPERAEAVDFADPYMKVALGVVSPKDKPITDVAQLKDQTLLVNKGTTADAFFTKNHPEVKLLKFDQNTETFDALKDGRGVALAHDNALLWAWAKENPNFEVAIGNLGPAEFIAPAVQKGNTDLLNWVNGEIAAMKKDGRLKAAYEKTLLPVYGEKVKPEELLAE, encoded by the coding sequence ATGCAATTGAATGCTAAATTCAAAGCCCTCCTCGCCTCCGCCGCCATCGCCGTCGGCCTGACTGCTTGCGGAGGCGGCTCCGGCGATGCCCAATCTTCACAAAGCAGCGGCGCGGCGACCGTTGCCTCCATCAAAGAAAAAGGCGTCATCCGTATCGGTGTATTCGGCGACAAGCCTCCATTCGGCTATGTTGACGCCAACGGCAAAAACCAAGGCTTTGACGTTGAAATCGCCAAAGACCTGGCCAAAGACCTGCTCGGCAGCCCCGACAAAGTCGAATTCGTCCTGACCGAGGCCGCAAACCGCGTCGAATACGTCCGTTCCGGCAAAGTTGACCTCATCCTCGCCAACTTCACCAAAACACCCGAACGCGCCGAAGCCGTCGATTTCGCCGATCCTTACATGAAAGTGGCCTTGGGCGTAGTTTCCCCCAAAGACAAACCGATTACCGACGTTGCGCAATTGAAAGACCAAACCCTTCTGGTCAACAAAGGCACCACCGCCGACGCCTTCTTCACCAAAAACCATCCTGAAGTCAAACTGCTGAAATTCGACCAAAATACCGAAACCTTCGACGCACTGAAAGACGGCCGCGGCGTAGCACTCGCCCACGACAACGCCCTGCTGTGGGCATGGGCAAAAGAAAACCCAAATTTTGAAGTTGCCATCGGCAACCTCGGCCCTGCCGAATTCATCGCCCCGGCTGTTCAAAAAGGCAACACCGACCTCCTGAACTGGGTCAACGGCGAAATCGCCGCCATGAAAAAAGACGGCCGTCTGAAAGCCGCCTATGAAAAAACCCTCTTGCCTGTGTATGGCGAGAAAGTCAAACCGGAAGAATTGTTGGCGGAATAA
- a CDS encoding amino acid ABC transporter ATP-binding protein: protein MALLSIRNLHKQYGNVTAIQSLDLDLEKGEVIVLLGPSGCGKSTLLRCVNGLEPHQGGSIVMDRVGEFGKDVSWQTARQKVGMVFQSYELFAHMTVIENILLGPVKVQNRNRAEAEAQADKLLERVGLLDRKNAYPRELSGGQKQRIAIVRALCLNPEVILLDEITAALDPEMVREVLEVVLELAHEGMSMLIVTHEMGFARKVADRIVFMDKGGIVESSDPETFFSAPKSERARQFLAGMDY, encoded by the coding sequence ATGGCTTTACTGAGCATCCGCAACCTGCACAAACAATACGGCAACGTAACCGCCATTCAATCCTTAGACTTGGACTTGGAAAAAGGCGAAGTCATCGTACTGCTGGGCCCGTCCGGCTGCGGCAAATCCACCCTCCTGCGCTGCGTAAACGGTTTGGAGCCGCACCAAGGCGGCAGCATCGTGATGGATAGAGTCGGCGAATTCGGCAAAGACGTTTCCTGGCAAACCGCCCGGCAAAAAGTTGGCATGGTCTTTCAAAGCTATGAACTGTTTGCCCACATGACCGTCATCGAAAACATCCTCTTAGGCCCGGTGAAAGTACAAAACCGCAACCGTGCCGAAGCAGAGGCACAAGCCGACAAACTGCTGGAACGCGTCGGCCTGCTCGACCGCAAAAACGCCTATCCGCGCGAACTCTCCGGCGGCCAGAAACAACGCATCGCCATTGTCCGCGCCCTGTGCCTGAATCCGGAAGTCATCCTGCTGGACGAAATCACCGCCGCACTCGACCCCGAAATGGTGCGCGAAGTCTTGGAAGTGGTTTTAGAACTCGCCCATGAAGGCATGAGCATGCTCATCGTAACCCATGAAATGGGGTTTGCCCGCAAAGTTGCCGACCGCATCGTCTTCATGGACAAAGGCGGCATCGTCGAATCGTCCGACCCCGAAACCTTCTTCTCCGCCCCCAAAAGCGAACGCGCCCGCCAATTCTTGGCAGGCATGGACTACTGA
- a CDS encoding amino acid ABC transporter permease, which translates to MVFDWLFEGQNAARLGEGLLLTAQISLASVATSCVLGTLFGLVLRSRNRLIRFIGRFYLETIRIVPILVWLFGLYFGLSVWTGIHIDGFWVCVWVFTMWGIAEMGDLVRGALESIEKHQVESGLALGLSRGQVFRYIELPQSIRRVLPGAVNLFTRMIKTSSLASLIGVIEVVKVGQQIIENSLLTQPNASFWVYGLIFMLYFFCCWPLSLLAAKLEQKWEH; encoded by the coding sequence ATGGTGTTTGACTGGCTGTTTGAAGGACAAAATGCTGCACGCTTGGGCGAAGGCCTGTTGCTGACGGCGCAGATTTCCCTGGCCTCCGTTGCCACCTCCTGCGTATTGGGTACGCTGTTCGGCTTGGTTTTGCGTTCGCGCAACCGGCTCATCCGCTTTATCGGACGGTTTTATCTCGAAACCATCCGAATCGTACCGATTTTGGTGTGGCTGTTCGGCCTGTATTTCGGCCTATCCGTCTGGACAGGCATCCACATCGACGGATTTTGGGTCTGTGTCTGGGTATTTACCATGTGGGGCATCGCCGAAATGGGCGATTTGGTCCGCGGCGCATTGGAATCGATTGAAAAACACCAGGTCGAATCAGGCCTGGCACTCGGCTTGAGCCGCGGGCAGGTATTCCGCTACATCGAGCTGCCGCAAAGCATCCGCCGCGTATTGCCCGGTGCCGTCAATCTGTTTACGCGCATGATCAAAACCAGCTCGCTCGCCTCCCTTATCGGCGTCATCGAAGTCGTCAAAGTCGGCCAGCAAATCATCGAAAACTCGCTGCTGACGCAACCCAATGCTTCATTTTGGGTTTACGGCCTGATTTTTATGCTGTATTTCTTCTGTTGCTGGCCGCTGTCGCTGCTGGCGGCAAAACTTGAACAAAAATGGGAACACTGA
- a CDS encoding amino acid ABC transporter permease yields MNWSYLIDAIPKFVDAAKLTLELSVYGVVLSLLFGLPVAVVTAYRIRPFYALARAYIELSRNTPLLIQLFFLYYGLPKMGIKWDGFTCGVIALVFLGASYMAEAIRAGILAVPKGQIEAGKAIGLSRFQVFRYVELPQAWAVAVPAIGANVLFLMKETSIVSAVGIAELLFVTKDIIGMDYKTNEALFLLFASYLIILLPVSLLARWAENRVRSAKYGV; encoded by the coding sequence ATGAACTGGTCTTATCTGATCGATGCCATCCCTAAATTTGTCGATGCGGCAAAGCTGACGCTGGAATTGTCGGTATATGGCGTCGTTTTGTCGTTGCTGTTCGGCCTGCCCGTTGCCGTGGTTACGGCATACCGCATCCGCCCCTTCTACGCATTGGCACGCGCCTATATCGAGCTGTCGCGCAATACGCCACTGCTGATCCAATTGTTTTTCCTGTATTACGGCCTGCCGAAAATGGGCATTAAATGGGACGGTTTCACCTGCGGCGTGATCGCACTGGTTTTCTTAGGCGCAAGCTACATGGCGGAAGCCATCCGCGCCGGTATTTTGGCCGTCCCCAAAGGGCAGATCGAAGCGGGCAAGGCCATCGGTTTGAGCCGCTTTCAAGTGTTCCGCTATGTCGAATTGCCTCAGGCATGGGCGGTCGCCGTTCCCGCCATCGGCGCAAACGTATTGTTTTTGATGAAAGAAACATCTATCGTCAGCGCGGTCGGCATTGCAGAATTGTTGTTCGTTACCAAAGACATCATCGGCATGGACTATAAAACTAACGAGGCATTGTTCCTGCTGTTTGCCAGCTACCTGATTATCCTTCTGCCCGTTTCGCTTCTGGCGCGCTGGGCCGAAAACCGCGTACGGAGTGCAAAATATGGTGTTTGA
- a CDS encoding murein L,D-transpeptidase yields MKRILLGIALAVGLNSLAAADAVSDYIQRKKVVVNTAKAELCFADDGQCHPVLIGKTTPKGKFNMTPMMTSKPGYGGEVIGFKEENDFLFALHRVWTLKPQERRMERIASPQVADRIITNGCINVQNDVYEKLRQYFILEII; encoded by the coding sequence TTGAAACGGATCCTATTGGGTATAGCCTTGGCAGTAGGTCTAAATTCTTTGGCCGCTGCCGATGCTGTCAGCGACTATATCCAGCGTAAAAAAGTTGTGGTCAATACAGCTAAGGCGGAGCTTTGCTTTGCCGATGACGGTCAGTGCCATCCGGTACTGATTGGCAAGACCACTCCGAAAGGCAAATTCAATATGACGCCGATGATGACCAGCAAACCGGGTTACGGTGGCGAGGTTATCGGCTTCAAAGAAGAAAATGACTTTCTGTTTGCGTTACACAGGGTATGGACGCTCAAGCCGCAGGAAAGACGCATGGAACGCATCGCCTCCCCTCAAGTGGCCGACCGCATCATAACCAATGGTTGTATCAACGTACAAAATGATGTGTACGAAAAACTGCGTCAGTATTTCATTCTGGAAATCATCTGA
- a CDS encoding outer membrane protein assembly factor BamE — translation MKKIAKVGFVLLATGLLAACATKSKITPEGTTDEPRFPKPYSLTFNKDRGTFPTFDELDQMRPGLTKDDIYKILGRPHYDEGMVGVREWDYLFHFYTPGVGVDPENTSGVEGITTCQYKVIFDKDKFARSFFWNPVFPKDAVCPPPAPTPKQEPQVIIREIIKEAPKRIRQ, via the coding sequence ATGAAAAAAATCGCAAAAGTAGGCTTCGTCCTGCTGGCTACCGGCCTGCTGGCCGCCTGTGCTACTAAGAGCAAAATCACTCCTGAAGGCACTACAGACGAGCCACGCTTCCCTAAACCTTACTCCCTGACCTTCAACAAAGACCGCGGTACATTCCCGACTTTTGACGAGCTGGATCAAATGCGTCCTGGCCTGACCAAAGACGACATCTACAAAATCCTCGGCCGTCCTCACTACGACGAAGGCATGGTTGGCGTGCGTGAATGGGACTACTTGTTCCACTTCTACACCCCAGGCGTAGGCGTTGACCCTGAAAACACTTCCGGCGTTGAAGGCATCACTACTTGCCAATACAAAGTGATCTTCGACAAAGACAAATTTGCACGCAGCTTCTTCTGGAATCCAGTATTCCCTAAAGATGCCGTATGTCCTCCTCCAGCACCTACACCTAAACAAGAGCCTCAAGTGATCATCCGCGAGATCATTAAAGAAGCTCCTAAACGCATCCGTCAATAA
- a CDS encoding MBL fold metallo-hydrolase: MALQFEINAVTPFRQNCTLIWDDETKEAVLTDVGGDVPYLLQQVQNKGLKLTAIWLTHGHLDHAGGVVELLKTCDVPVLGPHKDDEFLLQALPQTTAQYGFPVSPSFTPTRWLEEGETLKVGNHSFQVLHIPGHTPGQVVFYNAENGLLVAGDVLFYETVGRTDFPRGNHDDLINNICAKLLTLPETTQVIAGHGRMTSIGHEKRYNPFLVR; encoded by the coding sequence ATGGCACTCCAATTTGAAATCAACGCCGTTACCCCCTTCCGTCAAAACTGCACGCTGATTTGGGATGACGAAACCAAAGAAGCCGTTTTGACCGATGTCGGCGGCGACGTACCCTATTTATTGCAACAAGTCCAAAACAAAGGCCTCAAGCTGACTGCCATTTGGCTGACCCACGGCCATCTTGACCACGCAGGCGGCGTGGTTGAACTTTTGAAAACCTGCGACGTACCCGTTCTCGGCCCGCACAAAGACGACGAATTCCTGCTCCAAGCCCTTCCGCAAACGACGGCGCAATATGGTTTCCCCGTTTCTCCGTCATTCACGCCGACACGCTGGCTGGAAGAAGGGGAAACGCTCAAGGTCGGCAATCACAGCTTCCAAGTCCTCCACATTCCCGGCCACACTCCCGGCCAAGTCGTTTTTTACAACGCCGAAAACGGTCTTTTAGTCGCAGGCGATGTTTTATTTTATGAAACCGTTGGTCGCACAGATTTTCCGCGCGGCAATCATGATGACCTCATAAACAATATCTGCGCTAAACTATTAACCCTACCCGAAACCACGCAAGTGATAGCCGGACACGGCCGCATGACCAGTATCGGGCATGAGAAAAGGTACAATCCGTTTCTGGTTCGTTAA
- a CDS encoding DNA ligase translates to MRTMIPIFAASFISAAFGADLLLAQEYKNQDIAGWAMSEKLDGVRAYWDGRQLISRQGYAFTPPKGFTAGFPSFPMDGELYSGRGRFEQISATVRSASGNWDGIRLHVFDVPQAQGNLYQRLETASKWLKSHPSARFTVIPQVKVRDKQHALDFLKQVEALGGEGVMLRQPEARYASGRNGQLLKLKSEYDDECTVTRHYEGKGRNVGRLGAVGCKNQYGEFRIGSGFKDKDRDHPPKIGALITYRYRGFTQKGTPKFATFVRVRSDR, encoded by the coding sequence ATGCGAACCATGATACCGATTTTTGCGGCTTCTTTCATCTCTGCGGCGTTTGGTGCAGATTTGTTGTTGGCGCAGGAATATAAAAATCAAGATATTGCCGGTTGGGCCATGAGTGAAAAGTTGGATGGCGTACGCGCGTATTGGGACGGCAGGCAGCTGATCAGTCGTCAGGGCTATGCGTTTACACCGCCCAAAGGTTTTACAGCAGGTTTTCCGTCGTTTCCGATGGATGGCGAGTTGTACAGCGGACGAGGGCGGTTTGAGCAAATTTCCGCGACGGTGCGTTCTGCCTCGGGAAATTGGGACGGCATTCGTTTGCATGTTTTTGATGTGCCGCAGGCGCAGGGCAATCTGTATCAGCGGCTGGAAACGGCTTCGAAATGGCTGAAATCACACCCGTCGGCACGGTTTACGGTTATTCCGCAAGTCAAGGTGCGCGACAAACAGCATGCTTTGGATTTTTTGAAACAAGTTGAAGCGCTGGGTGGGGAAGGGGTGATGCTGCGTCAACCTGAAGCCCGTTATGCAAGTGGTAGAAATGGGCAGCTGTTGAAGCTGAAAAGTGAATATGATGATGAATGTACGGTAACGCGTCATTATGAGGGCAAAGGGCGCAATGTCGGGCGTTTGGGTGCGGTAGGATGCAAAAACCAATATGGCGAGTTTCGTATCGGCAGCGGTTTTAAGGATAAGGACCGCGACCATCCCCCGAAAATCGGTGCGCTGATTACTTACCGTTATCGTGGTTTTACGCAAAAAGGAACGCCGAAATTTGCAACATTTGTCAGAGTGCGTTCGGATCGATAA
- a CDS encoding HAD-IA family hydrolase, translated as MKPKLIIFDWDGTLADTTNPIIHTFQQSFADCGLPVPEADQIRPLIGYSLSGIIRRLAHNVSEHVQETLIETYAAHYLNPNNHNMTLFPEALPCLQRLKQQGYWLAVATGKGRSGLDRSIEQTGTQAFWLETACASEYPSKPAPDMVLALCDRLGVEPEEAVVVGDTTHDLEMAANAKIRAIAVTTGAHTAQQLSSMPHVAMLNSLAKLPDVLETL; from the coding sequence ATGAAACCCAAACTCATCATTTTCGACTGGGACGGCACGCTTGCCGACACCACCAACCCCATCATCCACACCTTCCAGCAAAGCTTTGCCGATTGCGGCCTACCCGTTCCCGAAGCCGACCAAATCCGCCCGCTCATCGGATACAGCCTCTCCGGCATCATCCGCCGCCTTGCCCACAACGTCAGCGAACACGTTCAGGAAACCCTGATTGAGACCTATGCCGCGCACTACCTCAATCCCAACAACCACAACATGACTCTGTTCCCCGAAGCCCTGCCCTGCCTGCAACGCTTGAAGCAACAAGGCTATTGGCTTGCCGTAGCGACCGGAAAAGGCCGCAGCGGACTGGATAGGTCCATCGAGCAAACCGGCACCCAAGCCTTCTGGCTGGAAACTGCCTGCGCTAGCGAATATCCGTCCAAACCCGCGCCCGATATGGTACTCGCCCTCTGCGACCGACTGGGTGTTGAGCCGGAAGAGGCCGTCGTCGTCGGCGACACCACCCACGACCTAGAAATGGCCGCCAATGCCAAAATCCGCGCCATCGCTGTCACCACCGGCGCACATACCGCCCAACAGCTTTCCTCCATGCCCCATGTCGCCATGCTCAACAGCTTGGCCAAATTGCCTGATGTATTGGAAACCTTATAA
- a CDS encoding SHOCT domain-containing protein gives MSKFYLLLALILAGCTTASGIQIVEKGNSGFDTAIIYKGKETILDVNENNEQEYRIFHQGASGFTPSTAVRHSAEKRAQAFCKQKNKSMKAIRERASTPPHILGNWPRIEIIFICTETKQVDIDNSSNNKKYDQLVNLKKLLDQGILSEQEFNQEKVKILSNP, from the coding sequence ATGTCTAAATTTTATCTTCTATTAGCATTAATTTTAGCTGGTTGTACAACTGCATCGGGAATCCAAATCGTTGAAAAGGGCAACTCGGGTTTTGATACAGCAATCATTTACAAAGGCAAAGAAACTATTTTAGATGTTAATGAAAATAATGAACAAGAATATCGCATATTCCACCAAGGAGCATCAGGATTTACTCCTTCAACTGCTGTGAGACACAGTGCCGAAAAAAGAGCACAGGCTTTCTGCAAACAAAAAAATAAAAGTATGAAAGCAATTAGAGAAAGAGCATCTACTCCTCCTCACATCTTAGGGAATTGGCCTAGGATTGAAATTATTTTTATCTGCACAGAGACAAAACAAGTAGATATTGATAATTCAAGCAACAACAAAAAATATGATCAATTAGTAAATTTAAAGAAATTATTAGATCAAGGTATTCTTTCCGAACAAGAATTCAATCAAGAAAAAGTTAAAATATTAAGTAACCCATAG